attaaaattgatccTTTTAGCCgttgtaattaaaaaagaagCATATTTTATTCCTTGAGTTAGATGCTTGTACATTACCTtttgtcaaaataaatatttatttatagaattaaatatatttttaatctctaaattttaatataaaattaaaatttgttaatatattaaaatttgttactttttatttttaaattttaagagtgaataaatatatagtcattttaattaaataatattaattttaatttttttgagttTCTTAAATGATGTTTAACATTGATATTTGAGTTGGAATGGGTGAAATAGTATAAATAGCTAAAACATAATTCTAAAACACATTTGATATTTGAGTTGGAATACGTGAAATAGTATAAATAGCTAAAACATAATTCTAAAACACATTTGATagtaacaaaatttaacaaatttattcaaaaaattaaatcgatttatttttaaagtttggattaaaatatattaattttaaaacaatgaaaattttaattttaaataaaaaaaataaaaaataaaattatatttaactcttattaatattatccTATTAACTCTTATTTTATAGggtgtaatttttatttatctaaatgCCAAGTTAATGATTTGTATAACTTAGCTTTCCATTTCAAACTCATGTGTAATCATTGGTACATTTCATACTTCCACTCGGAGGCCAACGGGTGAGTAAGTTATATTactgtaaaaaaaaagttattttctaaTTGTGTGTACTGTGGATGAATTTGTTTCGGTTTTTTTACGagaaaaaactatatttataacagaaaaaacatttaatatatttttctatatttaatatttgtttaaacaTGGCcacaaaataaactaaaatacttTGTTTTGATAGATTACCTGGAATAGCTTATAAAGATAAGTGAgtgcaaatattattttaaaaaataataaattataagaaaattattaaataacaattaattttaaagataaaaactaattgattattatattaattaggctagattattttataaagtaaaaattattggtatttaaaataaattttattattaataaaaattataattaatttgtgaattagattttgaattaatattttagcATTAGactgtttattattattaattataaagtagtttttaatttgaaaacataaactaatttataaaaatattcatccttttttttttcaaaagtatttCACTTTATATTGAACAATCTCACTCTGTAGCTTTTAtttgtttaactttttcattttaagcaatttagaatttagaatatatattcCCAATGAAAAGTTAACCAAACGTATTTTAAAACTCgccaatatatatttttttctcttcataatATTTCAGTAAACTGCGatagtattattttaacatcaactatatatatatatatatatatatatatatatatatatatatatatatatatatatatatatatatatatatataacaaaagaGTTTGATAATAAACTAATGAACTCATCATACATGAAACTTCATCTTCACATCATCAATAGTTACACAGTTTGCATAAAACAAATATGATGTAAGCAGAGACACCCTTATGTAAACATTCATGAAttatgaaggaaaaaaaaaaaaaacaaaagagcaAACGATGGGTCTTTcaaaagatgataaaaaaaatacaacaatttGTAATTGATGtgatatttgtaatatatttaccGTTTGTTTGGATGAGACAATTAAAGAGGGTGATCATTGTACAATGCATTTCAATATCTCAAAATTATTGAAATGCTTCTTCTAAACACAAGATAACTTAACAACAGTAAATTTTACTATACATAACTTCTGATATCATTTAATCATCTGAAAAAGCGAAGTTTTATGTTTTGTGTTTATAAAACATAGATAAACGCAGGATGatgatgaaatgaaatgaaagatGATGGTTGCGGAAAATGGTGGAAAGTTGTGGCATCAATCGATGATCTGAGTTTGTCTGTTTGAGGGAAATGTGTGTAGGGGTGTCCCACAGATCACGTGCATGAGGATGCACAAGACAAAGGACTGGTCATTTACAATCTCTTCTAATCCCCTCTCAGCCAATCATCATCTATCCCTCACGTGGGACTCTTGACCCTACCTCTCTTCCCTCTCATATTATAAACCATTTTTTATTCCCTTTCCCTCTGCATTAAATCTTCTTCACATTTGCACCTTCTCTTCCTCTCTCACTGCTATGGGAGAGCCTTCTCATTCTTCTGCTTCTTACATTCACATGGTAACTAATCacacttttcattttctcttctttttcttcttcttcttcttcatctttctACCAATTTCTACAGGTGCAGCACCTCATTGAGAAGTGTTTGATCTTTCACATGTCAAAGGAAGAATGCATGGAGGCTCTCTCCAAGCATGCAAATATCAAGCCTGTCATAACTTCCACTGgtattatcttttcttctttaagcTTCACAAACAACATTTTCAACTCTTTACACAACATTAAACAGATATACATGATCAGATCATTTCAGagtgtaaaaaattactttcaaCACTTTATTATTCTGTGTTTTCACCCCTTGTTACTTGCTCATTCGATTTTCATTTGTTAACTAGTTAAAACCTTCAATTCCTTGCTTCCAGAATTTATAAAGCCACTACTTGTGACTAGGACTTTGCAAGCTGACAAAAACACTGATACTGTTAGatcaaataattcatttcttcaCATCAGACatgtttttcaaactttttgctctatttatatattatgcttcAATTCAACCTTGAAATTTTTCCTAGgttataataattagaagcttCTTAGAGTTCTATGCAATTAAATCAGACAAGTAATACTTTGTATTACTCTTTAccattttttcaattgaatttagCACTTATATTATAACCTAGCTCTTATTAAACTCTGTGCATCACTTGGATTCCAAGAGATTTTAATCAAAGACTGTATAATACTGAGATTTATTTTTCTGAATGAATTATTATACCACAAAAGTTAAACTTATGTGAGAACAACCATACCAATTAAAGATCAGAGCATATCAATGTTATTTTTCCCCTCTTGCTCTGAGATGTTtaccattttttaataaacttctCAGCAAACATAACATGATacaatcaattatttttcttacaagttaaaagtaatttatatgCATAAATGAAAGAATCCAACAAATTAACTTTACcttatgaaataaattcattaacTTCTCCTTTCCTTGGTTtgtaaaagttttttaattctATAACTACTATACAAAAACAGTATCAACTATTGAATGCAACATATACATATGTAAGATTTGAACTACAATGTCCTTCACTGTACTTATGTTTTCTCCTTGAAAtctaagaattaaaaaaacacatatgtTTGAGTTCACTAATTTTTAGTAACCATAGAAAGAATCcaagaagaagagaaggagcATGCACGTGCATATATGACAGTCACGTTTGTGAGAACCACACATGACGATGGCATATCCGTACATTAATTGAATGAACATGTTTTGTGTGTGTACATGAATgcatatatgtgtgtgtgtgcagtGTGGAATGAGctagagaaagaaaacaaagaatttTTTGAGGAGTATGCGAAAGCTAAGAGTAAAGAGGACCGAATGTCGGAGGAAGAGACAAGCCAAATGATACAGAAGATGATATCAGATTCCACTAAAGGTGCTGCCAATGACTAAGCAGCACCATTGACAATGATTTCACCTTTCTCTCTGTTCTCCTTAGCTTCACCACCATGCATGCATAAGTGGTCCCTGCAACTTTCCATTAAACATATGCTGTTACAATCTTATGTATGTAATCAAAATGGGGTTCTCACATACGGAACAAGCACGGATCTATACTCTAATAGTGTAGTGTGGTCCTCTCTCTACTATCTTTTAGGACAACGATAGTTTCATATTCACTTGCTTTTGACCATcgttttaataatatatttccaCTTCAACTTCAttcatatattcatatatattctcAGTTATTATTTTCTccagtttttttatattatcaagaTATTATCATACAGTACTGATAAAGGGTGTTTGAGTTAGCAAATAACAGCGTGCCATATCAGCATGTGAAAGATTTCCCTGTAATTTGATTTGAGATAacagttatatataaaaattaatattataagatGTGGCTGATGTGGCTGATGTGGCAAATGCTGACATGTGTGTGTCTGTTACACATATACGATAATCACAAAAACAACTCACTGTAAGGTCAACATTATGCAACAGGAATATCTCCTTGTTGTGATCATTCCCAGTCCTGTTGTGTATGCATGATGAGTGAGTGACCCGGTTCTGTCGTCGAGGACTGAGATTAGGGTTTGTGTCTTGTCGTATCATTTGATTATTAGTATAAAAGTGGAATGctagagaaagaggaagagggTCCCCAGAAACTAACATTTCTTGTTAAAGAATAGGTTTCTTctttggaatatatatatataccgtCCCACATTGAACAAATATGCAGTCTTCATACATCAGTACacacataaaaataaagaataatactGTAAATTTTTTAGTACATGTCAAAAATTAAGTTGAAGTTATAGTAAAGAATAATTATCTGTTTAAGATATAGATCATAGATTTAAAGTATAAAtggttataattttgttttaagttatttgaataatatttttaatatatatatatatatataatataatatataaattagatgTATTATCTATATTATCAATGAGTTGAAAGAATGACTTACTTATGTTTTCCGTACATTAATTAAAACTGGTTTTCTTATTTACTACTTTCAGATCAGAAGACAATGAGAAATATTGTTTCATATTGGTGTGACacagaaataaatataaactttaatGATTAAgtctctttgaatttttttttctttatataggAGAATGAAAAGAGGATTGAAATTTTTGTcccatacatacatacacacacacacacatatatatatatatatatatatatatatatatatatatatatatatatatatatgtcagtAATTGTTTTATATGCAGTCTGATACAACATATAAAAATCTTTAGAAATGTTGGGTCAGCTAAAACAATGGAAACAGACACAGTAAGTTGAAATGATGTCTTTCACCCTAAACCTTTAAGATGGTGCAAATGTTGGAAGCAATTGCCACAGTTTTCACTGTCTGGTACAGTGCAAAACTACAAACTACTGCGGCTGATGAATATTACAGTAAAATGCAAACATTGCAATGTTCACCTGTCTTAAAAATgtggataatattttaatatataagcattttttttttacttttctataTAAATTACATGTTAATGACCTctaaaaattagttttagtgTAATATATAGGTTTTGGAGGTGACAATTAATTGTGTAAATCAAGTGTTTATGAGAATTTGAGAGTGAAATGGTGAAAGAAATTAGATTGtgtttgatatttgttactCTTTGCTTAAATGTGTATTATTATATCAAAACTAACAATGCTTATCTTCTTGGATTTTAAACTAatgaaatgataaaagaaatttaaagaattaataCTATAATCTTCCCATATACAAACATTTTGAAACCCTAACAAGAAACTGGAAACAAGAATATGTTTACTATGGAAGTAAATTTACTCTAACTGTTGTCTGTGGTTATTAATGAAATACAAATTGTTATTATTCATCAGAAAATATCTTATCTGAAGTATGTTGAAGTAAGAGCAGGGAAGCTAAGGCTTGGCAAgaaaacaaagttttaaattgcTTAAAAAAGTTGCAGATTTGATTCATTGACACCTGTCTGATGGAGCAAGATCCCACTTGTGAAACTGAAAGCCATGGATTTTTAGATGTTCCCTTCTCTGGTTTTCATCTCATGAAGATGAAATTTTAAATCCTTGTGTGGCAAATGCTGATTGGTTTAGGTATATATTCTGTATTAATTGATATGCATATATGCGACATcagagatttaaaaaaaaaaaaaaagacaaacatGCATGCATAGGTCTGAATCAGTGACACACACATATCCTAAATAAGAACATTTGTCTGATTGCATGAACACAGAACATACATCAACTCACAAATACAAACAATGCTAATTTATTGATGACACTTCCACCACTTGTATAATAACTACAAACAAAGTTATTTCACACCATCTCAGTAACCAACTTTTTTCAAGTGTCATCCTACCAGCACTATCTCTATGTAATGCAAGTAATCTAGTTCAATTCAACCACCTGAAACTCTAATTAGGTTAAATAACTTCAACTTGTAATTTTACTGCCGAACTCCTATAATAAAAGAAGTTATATACACTTCTTTTCTCCTTAAGTATAGATTGTTGTTTTTGTCCTTAAGTATagattgttgttgtttttgtgttaaaaagtcgactttaataatttaattttacaaaatcaatgATGAGATAACAAACTTGGTTATGATAGAATTTAATGTTGTAAGTGATATTAATTGTTCCATGACAGAGGTCAAGTGGACTAAGTTACAACTGAATCGTAACGTTTGGGTTTGTGTTACACTCTTAGGTAAAAAGAGTTGCGCCTTAATTAATGGCTATAGCTTTTGCCCTAGTGATAAGCGCTCTATCGCCAAGTGGACCAAGTCACAATCTAAATAGAATTCCTAGTAGGACAATTGTTGAGTGAGAAATTGTTGCATATGACATCAATTGTCCCATGGCAGATGTCAAGTGAGCCAAGTCACAACCGAATCGTGACGTTTGAACTTGTATTACAttcttaagtaaaaaaaattacatcctGATTAATAAATATAGCTTTTGCCCTGGTGGTAAGGACTCGATCGTGGCATCTAACTTGTAAATTAAGTTTTGTATGTACTTATTGTAAATTACCTCTAGAGACTTCCGACCATTGAACAAGAACAGTAAAATTATTATGAGTCACGGTTGAATTGGAAATCTGCATCACACGTCATGATTTGACAATTTAAAATCTTCATGTACCTTAAAATAGATGTGGGACAGGAGAAAGATTCCCGTGACCACCCCAGGTGAAGTAGACACAAGGcatgtcaaaatttagtaataataataatagtagtagtagTGAAAATAGAATCTTcataaatgaatgaatgaaatgTAGACAGAAATCATGAAGCAACATGCAGAAATAGACACAGAAGATGGAAAACGACGAAGAAGGGTTTGAAATCCGTGAAATGTAGGTTTTGCATTGCATTGATATGTGTGTAGAAAGTGAGATTCCTCTTCTCTTGTAGTTTGTCTCATTGCTTATCTTCAACCATGGCGTGTCTAAGTAGCAGCTAGAAGAAATCATGCAATTTTGTAATCTCTTCGACCAATGGCTTTCCCACTACTATATCTTTTcatccaacaacaacaacctcaAACCAAGATCTTTCATCAAAAATCTAATAATTCTCATATATGGCCAAACAAAATTCCTGCTTTTTTGCTCATACCATGCTTCTCATAATTTTGTCTTTCCGTACATGGATCTATATCAACACAAACACACAGtttctgtgatttttttttcttttctttgctAAATAGGCCGTACGACAGGGAGTTTATTGTAGTCATCCAAGGTCTTTAGTTTTAGTGTCAGATGAGAAATCTGTGGCTAAAAGTGCTTttgttttagtgaaaattagtcTTTTGTTAAGGTAAGAGCTATTATTTCTGTCAGATGTGGTTAAAAGTGCTTTTGTTTTAGagaaaatggagaagagttttCAGTTGTTTGTTAAGGTAAGAGCAATTATTTCTGTCAGATGAGATATCTGTGGTTAGAAAAGTGCTTTTGTTTTAgggaaaatggagaagaaactTTGGTTGTTTGTTAAGGTAACAGCAATTATTTCTGTCAGATGAGATATCTGTGGTGAGAAGTGGTTTTGTTTTAAGGGAAAACATAGAGGAGACTAAGAACAATGGCTGAAATTTTAAGTCTGAGGTGCAAgttaagtaatatataaaaattatcttgAAGTTTATTCACAATTTTGATATCTTTTACATAGGTTTAATTAGTGGGATGATATCCACTTTTATTTAGATGTGTTAGTTTGATAgccacttttaaaaatgtgttcattgagtctcaacttttgtaaaaatgcctcaattaggtcattttcagcaaaaaaaatattaacaccgttaacggtattgatatttaaaatgaattacaaaattaagtattgatatttatattaaaatttagtgataaaagtcatgaattaagttaacaactttagtaatttttgtctGAAAAAGACCTGATTAAgacatttttttcacaaatttgtactagattgacacatttttaaaaacggataccaaactgacacatctaaaCGAAAGTGGGTACCAACCgattaattaaatcttttatataatattgataGTTATCGTCAAATTtgtctgttaattttttttaaaataaaatttatatattgtatttagaTTTTGcaagtttttcatattttttttgtatggaATGATAATATGAAAGTTATAAAATCTTATTCTTAAATACAATTTAGCaacttaattacatttttaaaatttatttatttttgtaaaaatttaccATACCCATAAAATACTATATCATTTTTCTTGAAAATCATAATCATGTTTTGGACTCGATATATAAATGTGCAAAACTGGAATGAGAACAAAGGATGCTGTCCATTGTCAAGTTTTCGTTTAGGAAAACTCCAATTCTTGTTTTCCACTTGCCTCATAATTTAACCTATCTCTAATTGCCGGTGTCCTAGGTTACACCTTCAAATAATTCACAAATATTGGAAATTTTGTACTAACCAGAGATAAACACATTATCAAATCGATTTCTAAGATTAAGTACaacttaaaaaagaagaatatttcgatttttaggaaaagaaaaaaaaaactgttttcactcactaattttatttatacatagaagtctatataatgatataacgaaaaggaaaattatactttgaatgttattttttatttacattatttattttctgatGTTACTTATGAATCATtaattctttcaaaaaaaaaaatatattaatcaacTATTCACATTAAATTACTTcagataaaaatgataaaaataaaaaaataaaagtcatacGATCATTTATTCGGATCGAATCATGAAGACGTAACTTAAAAAATTGGCATGAATTTGTGAAACACGAGTGTCAGAGAATAGGAAGGGAATAAAAAACTGGAAAAAAATCTTATGCGACAGGAAGTACCAAGATTCAACTCCAACGTTGTCTTGATGACAGCTAAAACCTTTCCTTTCACACATTTTTCTGTCCGATCAATGATGCTCTCTATTCGGCCTCTCAAGTAGTCACGGTAAAGTGGATTCGGGTCGGTACGTCTATTTGTCTACAAAGGACATTTCAAATTTGCTAAATTAACTTAATTGATCTaatttcttaaaacaaaaaagGTTCTTTAACGACCATTATACAACTTATGTAAGAGAAAAtgatcataaaaaaagtaagttttaatttgtaaaagaaaaagtaaaggaGTTGACTGATGAACAGTTAAAATTAAATGGCGTAAAACATTGGAATCAAGATTTTAAACTGCTCCTTTGGAAGTGATTGGTCGATCCGACacaccaaaacaaaaatgataacaaaaaaggtaaaataaaaaatgaatacataaagaaattatattcatgacaattacttCATTTGTAGTTTCTTCATCTGATGCAAAGATAAGGTTACTATATGAATCAATAACATAACCCGTGTAAACATTTGAGAGATGAAAAATGACTGGAAATTCTTTCCTTCCAATCActgtaatttttctttcactttgaATTCCCTGTTCTGCATAATTCCACACccaaaacttaaaattaatgtGGAATGTAAAGTGTGATAATGATTCAAATAACATGACACTAATAGATCTGAGAGATAGAGTGTCTCTCATGTCAACTAATATAATCCTTAAACAAGTAATGGAGACttagaagagaaaaaatggAGATGCATCATGGATAAAAATGGCGACACCTAACCCAAAAAGGTTATGCAATTGCCAGCATAGTTCAAAAAGTGTGCGACGAAATTAAGTCCCACATCGGTTGGGTACTTGTTCTGACTCAAAATCTAGATTATAAATGTGAGGAAACCGTGATCATAAGAATTTATTTGTGGTATAAGATTTGTTGATTGTTcaaatttaatagaataaattgaaattaatggTTCTAATTTGAGTTGACATGATATTAGTTATGTAATTTTAgcttcaaatataataaaaactcaCAATCTTACGataaatgtattatatttataatttcttgaaacccgtgtttttttttttgtaacttctttattttcttaaagaaagtaacataattaaatttatttttgaataaataagttttgaatttgttttaataataatatataggaATGACGAGGAAGCAAAAGACACCGACAATATactaaatattacaaatttattcattaaatagTAAATgtaccaaaatatttttatatatagattataGGATATATGATTATAGGTTTAGAAATTTgttttgaatgatgttggaataaataaataattaaaataaaataaagttagcttttttttttgtcaaattttattaaaatatttattaaaaaattttattagaaaatataattttttaaaattgtttttaaaagttaaaattatgtaaaatattcaaTTGTGATGATTGAATAAAGTTAAtagtattaatttaataataaaatgataaataagttttaatgtatattttttaaaaactaaaattataaacaataacaaatatattaaaatataaaataggaaTATAAGTTAAACAtaatctaatatttattaaaatataaaataataaatattattgaatagaTGAAAGAAAAACTCATTGATGCTAAACAAACCAaagttgtcaaatgatggagaaGCATAAACAATAAGATAAAGGGCGAGCTAGTATGCTTTAATGTATGATTAGGTTTGGATAATAAATGTGCTTACACGATCTCAGTATTTCAGCAATTTTACATTACAgtagttaaatttaatattgtcTTAGGAGATTATTACAAAGGTCAAAAGTGCTTTTAGTAATTATGACATGCAATATACTTTGTTAGTTACGGTTTAGATAGTGGTTGTATTTAACGAATGTAGTTGAAAGGTTTTGTCAAAAGATCTATAAATAGTCTTTGTACTATTCATTGTAAAAATACAAGTTTTAATATAGAGAGTATTCATCTAAAAGGATTTGTTTGTGAACAAATTAATATTAGAGCTTGATAGCCTAAGTGTCTGAGTGCTTAAGGAAAAGTGTGAGAGTTGGAGAATTTGAGCGAAATGGTCAACTTAGCAGACAACATGCTCTTGCCTGAGTTATTAAAAGGCATAAGCTATGACAACTGGAGTCCGCAAATGAAGGTCCTCCTTGGTTCCTAataagtatgaaaactagttgAAAATGGACACCAAGAACAAGAATATATTGAAGAACAAATGATTGCCAAACTTGTTGCGTTAAGAGCAATGTGGATAAAGGACAAAACAACTTTGTACATGCTATACTGAGCAGTTGATGAGTTCGACTTTAAGAAGATAACAAATGCtaaatcttcaaaagaagcgTGAGATATTTTGGAGAAGACATATAAAGGATAATCGTGTGAAACAAGTCAGACTTCAAACCCTTAGAAGCGAGCTTGAAAGCATGAGGATGAAATAGGCAGAAGGGGTTGTCAAGTATGTCTCGTGTTGAGACCATGGTGAATCAACTCAAAAGAATTGAAGAGATGCTTCCCACTTGCTGAGAGGTGGTGAAAATCTTGAGGTTGTTAACCGACGACTTTAAGTATATTGTTTGCGTAATTGAAGAGTCCAAAGACTTGACAATGCTTTCGGTGCAAGAGCTTATTGGGTGGTTTGAGACTCATGAGCagggaagaaggaagaagaaggatgagTCCCTTGATCAAGCACTTCAAGCAAAGACAACCATTAAGGAGAAAAGGGTTTCTTATACTCAGAACACTCAAGACCGCGGTGGTAGAGACTGAGGAGGATATGACAAAGGGAAAGAGAAATTCGATCAACAAAACTAATGTGGTTGAGGACAAGGTAGAGGTCGTGGAGGTAGTAGTCGAGGAGGGCATGCAAACAACTCATGGG
This region of Vigna unguiculata cultivar IT97K-499-35 chromosome 5, ASM411807v1, whole genome shotgun sequence genomic DNA includes:
- the LOC114184275 gene encoding uncharacterized protein LOC114184275, giving the protein MGEPSHSSASYIHMVQHLIEKCLIFHMSKEECMEALSKHANIKPVITSTVWNELEKENKEFFEEYAKAKSKEDRMSEEETSQMIQKMISDSTKGAAND